One window of the Thermomicrobiales bacterium genome contains the following:
- a CDS encoding SMP-30/gluconolactonase/LRE family protein: protein MQINQDAGLSALIRGEAQRLCGGFAFTEGPVWVAADDCLLFTDIPNSTIHRWRPGSEAAEVYRAPSGHANGLTLDRDGNLLACEHSGRRVSVTTYRGVEVRAIDRFEGQRFNSPNDIVVDASGAIWFTDPTYGLTMPSMGEPGAQKEIDVQGVYRIAPDGVLTCVTRDFSQPNGLVFTPDERRLYIGDSHDKIIRRYLVGDDGTLDAGELFVDMRKADGPGAPDGMAVDEAGRLWTTGVGGVWVVEPDGRLLGILALPENPANLCFGGPAYSTLYLTARASVYAIETTVRGVAPGSR from the coding sequence ATGCAGATCAACCAGGACGCAGGTCTCTCAGCGCTGATCCGTGGCGAAGCCCAGCGCCTCTGCGGCGGATTCGCCTTCACCGAGGGGCCGGTCTGGGTGGCGGCGGATGACTGCCTGCTGTTCACCGACATCCCCAACAGCACGATCCATCGCTGGCGGCCGGGGTCGGAGGCAGCCGAGGTCTACCGCGCGCCGAGCGGCCATGCCAACGGGCTCACGCTCGACCGCGATGGCAACCTGCTGGCCTGCGAGCACTCCGGTCGGCGCGTCTCGGTCACGACCTACCGTGGCGTTGAGGTCCGCGCGATCGACCGTTTCGAGGGCCAGCGCTTCAACTCGCCGAACGACATCGTGGTCGATGCCAGCGGCGCGATCTGGTTCACCGACCCAACCTACGGGCTGACGATGCCGTCGATGGGCGAGCCGGGCGCGCAGAAGGAGATCGACGTCCAGGGGGTCTACCGCATCGCGCCGGACGGCGTCCTCACCTGTGTCACACGCGATTTCAGCCAGCCAAATGGGCTGGTGTTCACGCCAGACGAACGGCGACTCTACATCGGCGACTCGCACGACAAGATCATCCGGCGCTACCTGGTCGGCGATGACGGCACGCTCGACGCTGGCGAGCTGTTCGTGGACATGCGCAAGGCTGATGGCCCCGGCGCGCCGGACGGCATGGCGGTCGACGAGGCCGGCCGGCTCTGGACGACGGGGGTCGGCGGCGTCTGGGTGGTCGAGCCGGACGGCCGCTTGCTCGGCATCCTCGCCCTGCCGGAGAATCCCGCTAATCTCTGCTTCGGCGGGCCGGCCTACTCGACGCTCTACCTCACCGCCCGCGCCAGCGTCTACGCGATCGAGACGACCGTCCGCGGCGTCGCACCCGGCTCGCGCTGA
- a CDS encoding DinB family protein, which produces MNHDTREQLIGQYANGYDIIVEALRDITAEEMDAREAPGEWSPREVIHHLADSEMTSAMRLRLLLVEDNPPIRGYDEAAFARRLWYDRPVELSLDAFRLARATTVQILARMSDADWQRSAIHSESGRFSATDWLESYAAHAPEHADQIRRARATVTAGVSTTRAS; this is translated from the coding sequence GTGAACCACGATACGCGCGAGCAACTGATCGGGCAGTACGCGAACGGCTACGACATCATCGTCGAGGCGTTGCGCGACATCACCGCCGAGGAGATGGACGCGCGCGAGGCGCCGGGCGAATGGTCGCCGCGCGAGGTGATTCACCACCTGGCCGATTCCGAGATGACCAGCGCGATGCGGCTCCGCCTGCTGCTCGTCGAGGACAACCCGCCGATCCGCGGTTATGACGAAGCGGCGTTCGCCCGGCGACTCTGGTACGACCGACCGGTCGAGCTGTCGCTGGACGCGTTCCGTCTCGCTCGAGCAACGACCGTCCAGATCCTCGCCCGGATGAGCGATGCCGACTGGCAACGCTCGGCCATACACAGCGAGAGCGGGCGCTTTTCCGCTACGGACTGGCTGGAGAGCTACGCGGCGCACGCCCCGGAGCACGCCGACCAGATTCGCCGCGCGCGGGCTACGGTCACGGCCGGCGTGAGCACGACACGCGCCTCCTGA
- a CDS encoding MoaD/ThiS family protein: MIRVELPYHLRNLAQVGREVELVVDGPVTQRAILDALEADYPMLRGTVRDHATQARRPFLRFFACSEDLSHEPPDAPLPAAVASGQEPFSIVGAMAGG, from the coding sequence ATGATCCGCGTCGAGCTGCCCTACCACCTGCGCAACCTGGCCCAGGTAGGCCGCGAGGTCGAGCTGGTTGTCGATGGCCCTGTTACCCAGCGGGCCATCCTCGACGCGCTCGAGGCGGACTACCCGATGCTGCGAGGAACAGTCCGTGACCACGCGACGCAGGCGCGCCGGCCGTTTCTGCGTTTCTTCGCCTGCTCCGAGGATCTCTCCCACGAGCCGCCCGACGCGCCACTGCCGGCAGCCGTCGCGTCCGGCCAGGAGCCGTTCTCGATCGTCGGGGCGATGGCCGGCGGATAG
- a CDS encoding D-aminoacylase, translating to MATYDALIRGGRVIDGSGNPWFYGDVAIAGGKVAAIAPAGRIDPASAGEVIDASGHVVCPGFIDIQSHSLIPLFSDPRSLSKITQGVTTEIMGEGWTPAPFGGRIEKPLGGYDRAPEGMVEVIRGWTRFADWIDWLSNRGASVNFGSFLGGGTVREYVKGWEMGDLTPAEMEQTRQVVREAMEDGAFGVATALIYPPNSYTTDAELYAMCEVIAEYGGVYITHMRSEADTFLEELEKTLDLPRQTGCALELYHLKVGGRRNWDKMTRAIAMVNAARTEGLDVTSDMYPYIAGGTGLASSLPNWAAADGKLMDNLRDPVMREKLRHELVEPTGGWEALATLAGPEGVLVTELTAEQNQQYSGKLLGEIADARGQHWADCLMDLVLEDGDHWISAIYFMMSEVNLPLQLQQPWMKVSTDAPGVDPEVARAHGPVHPRSYGTYPRVLGKYVREEGALELEDAVRKMTSAVADRLMLRDRGLLREGMQADVVIFDPATVGDNATFEDPHQHSTGIRDVWVNGGRVLRDGQHTGATPGQAVYGPGRG from the coding sequence ATGGCGACGTACGATGCGCTGATTCGTGGCGGCAGGGTGATCGATGGGTCGGGCAACCCGTGGTTCTACGGGGATGTTGCGATCGCGGGCGGCAAGGTCGCGGCAATCGCGCCGGCCGGCAGGATCGACCCGGCGAGCGCCGGCGAGGTGATCGACGCCAGCGGGCATGTCGTCTGTCCCGGCTTCATCGACATCCAGTCGCACTCACTGATCCCGCTGTTCAGCGACCCGCGGTCGCTGTCGAAGATCACCCAGGGGGTGACGACCGAGATCATGGGCGAGGGCTGGACGCCGGCCCCGTTCGGCGGGCGGATCGAGAAGCCGCTCGGCGGCTACGACCGCGCGCCAGAGGGAATGGTCGAGGTCATCCGCGGCTGGACGCGCTTTGCCGACTGGATCGACTGGCTCAGCAACCGCGGCGCGTCGGTCAACTTCGGCTCGTTCCTCGGCGGCGGCACGGTGCGCGAGTACGTCAAGGGCTGGGAGATGGGCGACCTGACGCCCGCGGAGATGGAGCAGACCCGCCAGGTCGTCCGCGAGGCGATGGAGGACGGCGCGTTCGGCGTCGCGACGGCGCTGATCTACCCGCCGAACTCCTACACCACCGACGCCGAGCTGTACGCAATGTGCGAGGTGATCGCCGAATACGGCGGCGTCTACATCACCCACATGCGCTCGGAGGCGGACACGTTCCTCGAGGAGCTGGAGAAGACGCTCGACCTGCCACGCCAGACCGGCTGCGCGCTGGAGCTCTACCACCTGAAGGTCGGCGGCCGGCGCAACTGGGACAAGATGACGCGGGCCATCGCGATGGTCAACGCGGCGCGCACCGAAGGCCTGGACGTGACCTCGGACATGTACCCGTACATCGCCGGCGGGACCGGGCTGGCATCGTCGCTGCCGAACTGGGCAGCGGCCGACGGAAAGCTGATGGACAACCTGCGCGACCCGGTGATGCGGGAGAAGCTCCGCCACGAGCTGGTCGAGCCGACCGGCGGCTGGGAGGCGCTGGCGACGCTGGCCGGCCCGGAGGGGGTGCTGGTCACCGAGCTGACCGCCGAGCAGAACCAGCAGTACTCCGGCAAGCTGCTGGGCGAGATCGCCGACGCACGCGGCCAGCACTGGGCCGACTGTCTGATGGACCTTGTGCTGGAGGACGGCGACCACTGGATCAGCGCCATCTACTTCATGATGAGCGAGGTCAACCTGCCGCTCCAGCTGCAGCAGCCATGGATGAAGGTCTCGACCGACGCCCCCGGCGTCGATCCCGAGGTCGCCCGGGCGCACGGCCCGGTCCACCCACGTTCCTACGGCACCTACCCGCGCGTGCTGGGCAAGTACGTCCGGGAGGAGGGCGCGCTGGAGCTGGAGGACGCCGTGCGCAAGATGACCTCGGCGGTCGCCGACCGGCTGATGCTGCGCGACCGGGGATTGCTGCGCGAGGGGATGCAGGCCGACGTGGTCATCTTCGACCCGGCGACGGTCGGCGACAACGCCACGTTCGAGGACCCGCACCAGCACTCGACCGGCATCCGCGATGTCTGGGTCAACGGCGGCCGCGTGCTGCGCGACGGCCAGCACACGGGGGCCACGCCGGGGCAGGCGGTGTATGGGCCGGGACGGGGGTAG
- a CDS encoding IS630 family transposase: MRRSHGRCARRLCSTDRPTASPLVCFDESGKALRGDVRPSQPAGPGHALREDPAYIRHGSANLFLWCAPHLGQRGITVTERRTRVDWAVAMRHLVDEVFPTAERIVVVLDNLNIHADHSLYAAFPPREAKRIRDKLEPHYTPKHASWLNIAELEFSALVRQCLDQRIPTPTDLQQAVDAWTTRRNSRAKPVQWHFMVEHARIKLRRLYPVPELDTSC, translated from the coding sequence ATTCGTCGCAGCCATGGAAGATGTGCTCGACGTCTATGCTCGACCGATCGACCCACTGCGTCCCCACTAGTCTGCTTTGACGAGAGTGGCAAAGCACTCCGGGGCGATGTCCGTCCCAGTCAGCCAGCTGGACCCGGTCACGCGCTGCGGGAAGATCCGGCCTATATCCGCCACGGCAGTGCCAACCTCTTTCTCTGGTGTGCGCCCCATCTTGGACAGCGAGGCATCACCGTCACCGAGCGGCGCACCCGGGTCGACTGGGCCGTCGCCATGCGCCATCTCGTCGATGAGGTCTTCCCGACGGCGGAGCGGATCGTGGTGGTGCTCGACAATCTCAACATCCATGCCGACCACTCACTCTATGCGGCGTTCCCGCCCCGGGAGGCAAAGCGCATTCGCGACAAGCTGGAACCGCATTACACCCCCAAGCATGCTTCGTGGCTGAACATCGCCGAACTGGAGTTTAGTGCGCTGGTGCGCCAATGTCTGGATCAGCGCATCCCCACGCCGACGGACTTGCAGCAGGCGGTTGATGCCTGGACAACCCGGCGCAACAGCCGCGCCAAACCGGTGCAATGGCACTTCATGGTGGAGCACGCACGCATCAAATTACGCCGGCTGTATCCGGTCCCTGAACTGGACACTTCATGCTAG
- a CDS encoding helix-turn-helix domain-containing protein: MSNKQHVVRLTAAERTELRQLIETGSAHARRLKRARILLKADASIAGPRWTDVQIAEALECSPRTVARLRERCCREGLAASLGRRPSTRVYRRRFDGAAEARLTTLACSPAPAGAARWTLRLLADTVVEQEIVPQVCPETVRMTLKKTSSSRG, from the coding sequence ATGAGTAATAAGCAACACGTGGTACGGCTGACGGCAGCGGAACGAACGGAATTGCGCCAGCTCATTGAGACAGGGTCCGCCCATGCCAGGCGCCTTAAACGCGCCCGCATCCTGCTCAAAGCCGATGCCAGTATCGCCGGACCACGGTGGACCGATGTCCAGATTGCGGAGGCACTGGAATGCAGTCCCCGGACGGTCGCGCGACTCCGGGAACGATGCTGTCGTGAGGGTCTGGCCGCCAGTCTGGGGCGACGTCCCTCGACACGGGTCTATCGGCGACGCTTTGATGGCGCAGCGGAAGCCCGGCTGACCACGCTTGCTTGTAGTCCTGCACCAGCGGGTGCTGCCCGCTGGACGCTGCGCTTGCTGGCCGATACCGTGGTGGAGCAGGAGATTGTCCCCCAGGTGTGCCCGGAGACGGTCCGCATGACACTTAAAAAAACGTCCTCAAGCCGTGGCTGA
- a CDS encoding TIGR03667 family PPOX class F420-dependent oxidoreductase, producing MPDITLDTSTERGRHVAARLRGDIVAWLTTVRPDGQPDTVPVWFLWDGATAVIYSRPNQVKLRNVASNPRVSLVVDDTHGGADVIRIEGAAAIDESHPACDASPAYVAKYEAHIIDLGYTLPEFAATYSAPLIITPTKYRT from the coding sequence GTGCCCGACATCACGCTCGACACCAGCACCGAACGCGGCCGCCACGTCGCAGCCCGCCTGCGCGGCGACATCGTCGCCTGGCTCACCACCGTCCGCCCCGACGGCCAGCCGGACACGGTCCCCGTCTGGTTCCTCTGGGATGGCGCGACGGCTGTCATCTATAGCCGGCCGAACCAGGTCAAGCTACGCAACGTCGCCAGCAACCCCCGCGTCTCCCTCGTCGTCGACGACACCCACGGGGGCGCAGACGTCATCCGCATCGAAGGCGCCGCCGCCATCGACGAGTCGCACCCCGCCTGCGACGCCTCTCCCGCCTACGTCGCCAAGTACGAAGCACACATCATCGACCTCGGCTACACCCTCCCCGAATTCGCCGCCACCTATTCCGCCCCCCTCATCATCACCCCGACAAAGTACCGGACGTAG